In Coleofasciculaceae cyanobacterium, one genomic interval encodes:
- a CDS encoding recombinase family protein, translating into MVIYAYLRVSTNQQDVDNQRHGILEYANQKSLGHLEFVADSVSGQKRWRKRELGKLLTKTSQSGDMMIFAGISRMARSTLQVLEILECCMQRGLLVHIAKERMVLDDSMPSRITATVLGLAAEIERELISMRTTEAQAKRRSGGSSSNCTITPVKRNYLVYQLNFLRIRPLKPLKSRYNFLYTC; encoded by the coding sequence GTGGTCATATATGCCTATTTGAGAGTTTCCACCAATCAACAGGATGTTGATAATCAACGTCATGGGATTCTTGAATACGCCAACCAAAAAAGCCTGGGTCATCTAGAATTTGTTGCCGATTCAGTATCGGGTCAAAAAAGATGGCGCAAGCGGGAATTAGGAAAGCTGCTGACCAAAACCTCGCAGTCAGGGGATATGATGATCTTTGCTGGAATCAGTCGCATGGCTCGTTCTACCCTACAGGTACTAGAGATTCTTGAATGCTGTATGCAGCGAGGACTCTTGGTTCACATTGCTAAAGAGCGAATGGTATTGGATGATTCTATGCCCAGTCGGATTACAGCTACAGTGCTGGGTTTGGCAGCAGAAATCGAACGAGAATTAATTTCGATGAGAACTACTGAAGCTCAAGCCAAACGCAGATCAGGGGGGTCGAGTAGCAACTGTACAATAACCCCCGTTAAGAGAAATTATTTGGTGTACCAATTAAACTTTCTGAGAATTAGACCTCTCAAACCATTGAAAAGTCGTTATAATTTTCTGTACACTTGCTGA
- a CDS encoding IS1 family transposase, translating to MTVWIAVKCPGCHSTDVVSNGKSSQGKQRYLCRNNECPRCTFILNYTNHGYQPQVKRKITELAYDGSGIRDTARCSDLKL from the coding sequence ATGACAGTTTGGATTGCCGTCAAGTGTCCTGGTTGCCACTCGACAGATGTAGTAAGCAATGGCAAATCATCTCAAGGAAAGCAACGTTATCTCTGTCGTAACAACGAATGTCCTCGTTGCACTTTTATACTAAATTACACCAATCATGGTTATCAGCCACAAGTCAAACGAAAAATTACCGAATTGGCTTACGATGGTAGCGGTATTAGAGATACTGCTAGGTGTAGCGACCTGAAATTATAA